A genomic stretch from Candidatus Nitrososphaera gargensis Ga9.2 includes:
- the ribB gene encoding 3,4-dihydroxy-2-butanone-4-phosphate synthase, producing MSLTEAIAALKAGKFVLVHDGKGRENEIDMVVAAEYVKPHHIVTMRKDAGGLVCLAIANNITTKLGLVYMHDMIASMGKVNPVFSKLTEGRAAYGDKPSFSISVNHRSTYTGITDHDRALTISKMAQVCKKIDDGGVDDFAKNFRAPGHVPILIASKRLLQDRMGHTELCVYMMQLAGLTPAVALCEMMDSDTHKALSIEDAQEYADKFNIPLIDASELKAHAKVA from the coding sequence TTGTCTCTTACTGAAGCAATAGCTGCTCTCAAGGCCGGCAAGTTCGTCCTCGTTCACGACGGCAAGGGACGCGAGAACGAGATCGACATGGTGGTTGCGGCAGAGTATGTCAAGCCGCATCACATTGTAACGATGCGGAAGGATGCCGGCGGCCTTGTGTGCCTTGCGATTGCAAACAACATTACAACAAAACTAGGGCTTGTCTATATGCATGATATGATCGCCAGTATGGGTAAGGTAAACCCTGTATTTTCAAAATTGACAGAAGGCAGGGCAGCATACGGCGACAAGCCATCATTCTCGATTTCGGTCAACCACCGCTCGACGTACACTGGCATCACCGATCATGACAGGGCGTTGACGATATCCAAGATGGCACAGGTCTGCAAGAAAATTGACGATGGCGGCGTGGATGACTTTGCCAAGAATTTCCGCGCGCCGGGCCATGTGCCGATTCTGATAGCGTCAAAGCGCCTGCTGCAGGACAGGATGGGTCATACCGAGCTGTGTGTTTACATGATGCAGCTTGCAGGGCTCACGCCTGCAGTTGCCCTGTGTGAAATGATGGATTCTGACACGCACAAGGCGCTTTCGATCGAAGACGCACAAGAATACGCGGACAAGTTCAACATCCCATTGATTGATGCAAGCGAGCTCAAAGCTCATGCCAAGGTGGCATAG
- a CDS encoding riboflavin synthase translates to MFTGIVEGMGRVRSVSKSKRGADTIMRVSLGRLGRSLKRGDSVCINGACLTVTKLSKGEAEFEMVAETIRRTNLGKVKAGDKVNIERSMKVGDRLEGHFVLGHVDGTGIIEDIQKLPSETKLWIKLDKGLAGSLVSKGSIAVDGVSLTLVDIDGDRVSVSLIPHTLSVTTLGLRRKGDRVNIETDILGKYVASNLPK, encoded by the coding sequence ATGTTCACCGGCATTGTCGAGGGAATGGGCAGAGTCAGGTCTGTCTCAAAGAGCAAAAGAGGGGCAGACACCATTATGAGGGTCAGCCTCGGCAGGCTTGGGCGCAGTCTCAAGCGTGGCGACAGCGTCTGCATAAACGGCGCCTGTCTTACGGTGACGAAACTCTCAAAAGGCGAAGCCGAGTTTGAGATGGTGGCTGAAACGATAAGGAGAACAAACCTTGGCAAGGTCAAGGCCGGCGACAAGGTGAACATCGAAAGATCCATGAAAGTCGGCGACAGGCTTGAGGGTCACTTTGTCTTGGGTCACGTGGACGGCACTGGCATCATTGAGGACATTCAAAAGTTGCCGTCCGAGACAAAGCTCTGGATAAAGCTGGACAAGGGGCTGGCAGGATCGCTTGTCTCAAAGGGCTCGATAGCGGTTGACGGCGTCAGCCTCACACTGGTAGATATTGACGGCGATCGCGTCTCTGTATCGCTCATCCCTCACACTCTGAGCGTAACAACGCTGGGCTTGAGGCGCAAGGGCGACAGGGTGAACATCGAGACAGATATTCTTGGCAAATATGTTGCCAGCAATCTGCCAAAATAG
- a CDS encoding acetoin utilization protein AcuC translates to MCQIAVFYGEALARYGFEGSHPFGTDRLGAFWSKLQSENVDNIVVEEPMLGTDQDALSFHDKEYVDLVRMASRHGGGMLLDRGDTPAFKGVFEASLYVIGSTLAALDMVVAGKDSKGRKIDHAFNPIGGLHHARRDTAGGFCVFNDIGVAILAARKKYGINRVMYVDIDAHHGDGVFYEFEDDPLLFFADIHEDGRHLYPGTGSASEIGKGTAAGTKLNLPLEPGAGDDEFIKAFDKVEQFVDGIKPELIILQCGADGLAGDPITHMQYSPAAHRYAADALHRLAHKHCMGRIIALGGGGYNRANIGAAWTEVVRSFAMAKP, encoded by the coding sequence ATGTGCCAGATAGCCGTGTTTTACGGTGAGGCGCTTGCAAGGTATGGGTTCGAGGGATCGCACCCGTTTGGCACCGACAGGCTGGGTGCGTTCTGGTCCAAGTTGCAGAGTGAGAATGTTGACAACATAGTCGTAGAAGAGCCGATGCTTGGGACCGACCAAGACGCGCTTTCATTTCACGACAAAGAATATGTCGATCTTGTCAGAATGGCATCGAGACATGGTGGCGGCATGCTGCTAGACAGGGGTGACACTCCGGCGTTCAAGGGCGTCTTTGAAGCGTCGCTCTATGTTATCGGATCAACTCTGGCTGCGCTAGACATGGTGGTAGCCGGCAAGGACAGCAAGGGAAGAAAGATAGACCACGCGTTCAATCCGATCGGAGGGTTGCATCATGCCCGGCGCGACACCGCCGGCGGCTTTTGCGTATTCAATGATATCGGAGTGGCCATCCTTGCCGCGCGCAAAAAGTACGGGATAAATCGCGTGATGTATGTCGACATCGACGCGCACCACGGCGATGGCGTCTTTTACGAGTTTGAAGATGATCCATTGCTGTTCTTTGCAGACATTCACGAGGACGGCAGGCATCTTTATCCGGGCACAGGTTCTGCAAGTGAAATTGGAAAAGGGACGGCAGCAGGGACGAAGCTGAATTTGCCGCTGGAGCCAGGCGCCGGCGATGACGAATTCATCAAGGCGTTTGATAAGGTCGAGCAGTTTGTCGACGGCATCAAGCCTGAACTTATAATACTGCAGTGCGGCGCTGACGGGCTGGCCGGCGACCCAATAACGCACATGCAGTACAGCCCGGCAGCTCATAGATATGCGGCCGATGCATTGCATAGATTGGCGCACAAGCATTGCATGGGAAGAATAATTGCACTTGGCGGAGGAGGCTATAACAGGGCAAATATTGGTGCAGCATGGACTGAAGTTGTACGTTCATTTGCTATGGCGAAGCCGTAA
- a CDS encoding MFS transporter, protein MLHPFHSFWPAKGLTWAYYLIPFNASTSGLSTAIPLYLLNYGGGVKEVALAIFLSAIASTIGSLLWGKLIDRMRLRTAVIIVGAASLSILAVCTYFASDISVLILISTMVGFLTAGIGPVTNVFVMERSARKDWVMTSSWITLATCAGIVIAMLAGYLWLMFYQDDARSFAIVCSGLAMISIIMASTLSRNVKPASYLGADKKELSPNAANQGIKSWRSMLGGMTKRECIFLVGLCLYFISGNLFFTPYTPFLKENGISDSEIFLAYTILHLSKVIYLPFNSRATSALGGENNTIKWAYVPRLIGILSIAAFAAGVAGNSATILLTITFVAFIAIDVSFSMWHTATTALFMRGISLGNEGKMFGINGGVVGIGLFLGSVIAGEAAPQFGYTATFSMSAGLFAISFIIMAMLFKNAHQNAKAVSRAFSLRFWMTKRIA, encoded by the coding sequence TTGCTGCATCCTTTCCATAGCTTCTGGCCGGCAAAGGGCCTTACATGGGCGTACTATCTAATTCCATTTAACGCTAGTACAAGTGGCCTGTCTACTGCCATTCCATTATACTTGCTCAATTATGGTGGTGGAGTCAAAGAAGTCGCGCTGGCGATATTCTTGTCGGCTATTGCCAGCACTATTGGATCATTGCTATGGGGCAAACTAATAGACAGGATGCGCCTGAGAACAGCTGTAATCATAGTTGGCGCTGCATCGCTCTCAATACTTGCAGTTTGTACATATTTTGCGTCAGATATTTCAGTACTCATTCTGATATCTACTATGGTTGGGTTTCTCACAGCAGGGATAGGTCCTGTGACAAATGTTTTCGTGATGGAAAGATCCGCAAGAAAAGACTGGGTCATGACCTCAAGTTGGATCACTCTTGCTACCTGTGCAGGAATCGTCATCGCAATGCTAGCCGGATATTTGTGGCTCATGTTCTATCAGGATGATGCAAGATCTTTTGCAATAGTTTGTTCAGGGCTTGCAATGATCTCGATAATAATGGCGTCAACTTTGTCAAGAAATGTAAAGCCGGCGTCATATCTCGGTGCCGACAAAAAAGAACTCTCACCAAATGCCGCCAACCAAGGTATCAAGAGCTGGCGCAGTATGCTCGGGGGCATGACAAAAAGAGAATGTATCTTTCTTGTTGGGTTGTGCCTCTATTTTATTTCAGGCAACCTTTTCTTTACTCCGTATACCCCATTTTTAAAAGAAAACGGGATAAGCGATTCAGAAATCTTTTTGGCATATACGATACTCCACCTGTCAAAAGTTATCTATCTGCCATTTAACAGCAGAGCCACGTCTGCCCTAGGAGGCGAAAATAACACTATCAAGTGGGCTTATGTTCCAAGACTAATAGGGATATTGTCAATAGCAGCCTTTGCGGCAGGAGTAGCAGGAAACTCGGCAACTATACTGTTGACGATAACTTTTGTGGCCTTCATTGCAATAGATGTTTCATTCAGCATGTGGCATACGGCAACTACCGCTCTCTTTATGAGAGGAATATCCTTGGGGAATGAAGGCAAGATGTTTGGGATCAATGGTGGTGTTGTTGGGATAGGGCTCTTCTTGGGCTCTGTCATAGCTGGAGAAGCAGCACCCCAGTTTGGATACACGGCCACATTCTCGATGTCAGCCGGGCTGTTTGCCATATCGTTCATTATCATGGCGATGTTATTCAAGAATGCCCATCAAAATGCAAAGGCAGTAAGCAGAGCATTTAGTTTGCGCTTTTGGATGACGAAAAGAATCGCATAG
- a CDS encoding alpha/beta fold hydrolase produces the protein MEQFVSAGFDVYLLDWGAQLNNKPSVSGYVGYIHRAVDLIKKASHSEQVSILGYSWGGVLSMIYSSLRGTDVRNLILQSAHVDFHKDSSILASWFRKLPVDDIARAFDTIDCHFINFALIMRNPAVHSFDALRFAADMNSWTPSMKFGLDTMRIIAWLNDTPLIPAGFFRDYISKLYQQNQLVKNKLEIALPDGKLETVDLARITMPLLNIVGDLDDICTPPASIPINDIATSKDKKLLRYPTGHIELSVSSAVHKELWPQVVKWLEQRSL, from the coding sequence GTGGAGCAATTTGTATCAGCCGGCTTTGACGTCTACCTTTTGGATTGGGGTGCGCAGCTAAACAACAAGCCATCTGTTTCGGGCTATGTAGGCTATATACACAGAGCAGTAGATCTAATCAAGAAGGCTTCGCACTCGGAGCAGGTCAGCATTCTTGGCTACAGCTGGGGAGGTGTTTTGTCAATGATCTATTCCTCTCTACGGGGTACAGATGTCAGGAATCTGATACTCCAGTCTGCTCATGTTGATTTCCATAAGGACAGCAGTATCCTTGCCTCTTGGTTTCGCAAGTTACCCGTGGACGATATTGCCAGAGCGTTTGACACCATTGACTGCCACTTCATCAATTTCGCGCTGATAATGAGAAATCCTGCTGTGCATTCATTTGATGCACTCAGGTTTGCAGCAGACATGAATAGCTGGACACCTTCAATGAAATTTGGATTGGATACAATGCGAATAATTGCATGGCTGAATGATACTCCATTGATCCCTGCCGGCTTTTTCAGAGACTATATCAGCAAGCTCTATCAGCAGAACCAGCTCGTCAAAAATAAGCTAGAGATAGCACTGCCAGATGGCAAGCTGGAAACGGTCGATCTAGCTAGGATAACAATGCCCTTGCTAAATATTGTAGGCGACCTAGATGATATTTGCACACCTCCCGCCAGCATTCCGATTAACGATATTGCCACCAGCAAGGATAAGAAATTGCTCAGATATCCAACTGGTCATATTGAGCTCTCTGTAAGTTCGGCTGTTCACAAGGAACTATGGCCTCAGGTGGTAAAATGGCTCGAGCAAAGATCACTATAA
- a CDS encoding glycosyltransferase has protein sequence MLLLETLAWVSLFVSLFLLVYLIRSFMFIHIANKKAGQLLSIKSRIKHREKFIDQAETPHFNSNLPFVSLLVPTHNESLVIRRLIRSICGLIYPKSRFEVIIIDDSEDDTYDIITDTAAKLPNLKTIRRKNRNGWKGGALNLALDHLDTKSAYVLVIDADNVLAPDTIEQFIIRFSQARQWDDSVIAIQGFPISTSNPIHQEEISNWVARGIDFRLAQRNAIEFLAKNELQLPVQITGSLFMIRTDILKATRFSTDLCEDWELTLDLHCNCKNPQLFPKLRVVFDASLVSYCEATTNFGSYFKQRLRVSEGHTRGFKKKANQVLKSKSLSFTEKFELALTGLQYAKFISILALAMIDAAILSLILADSSTLIVANNQILVISFAIQAGLLVSIVIANFIATRTCAGIRKYGIRDVAGLLALNILTMPAFAIGSFYGFLRKRGIFYRTQRNILDTISDSAV, from the coding sequence TTGTTACTACTTGAAACCTTGGCATGGGTTTCGTTGTTTGTCTCTTTGTTTTTGCTTGTTTACCTCATCCGTTCGTTCATGTTTATCCATATTGCGAACAAGAAAGCTGGCCAACTACTCTCCATCAAATCTCGTATCAAACACCGCGAGAAATTTATCGATCAGGCTGAGACTCCTCATTTCAATAGCAACCTTCCATTTGTCTCCTTACTTGTACCAACCCATAACGAGTCCTTAGTCATCAGGCGGCTAATCCGCTCTATTTGTGGTCTGATATACCCAAAATCACGATTTGAAGTAATAATTATTGATGATTCCGAGGATGATACGTACGACATTATTACGGATACAGCTGCAAAATTGCCAAACCTAAAAACTATACGTAGGAAGAATAGAAACGGATGGAAGGGAGGCGCGCTTAATTTAGCTCTTGATCATCTAGATACAAAATCAGCATATGTTTTGGTCATAGATGCGGACAACGTTCTTGCTCCCGATACCATCGAGCAATTCATAATTCGATTTTCGCAAGCCCGGCAATGGGACGATTCAGTGATTGCAATACAAGGATTTCCTATCTCAACAAGTAATCCTATACATCAAGAAGAAATCTCTAACTGGGTCGCTCGGGGAATTGACTTTAGGCTTGCACAAAGAAATGCTATTGAATTCCTTGCAAAGAATGAGCTGCAGCTTCCAGTACAGATCACAGGCAGCTTGTTCATGATAAGAACAGACATCCTGAAGGCTACAAGGTTCTCAACTGATCTCTGCGAGGATTGGGAGCTGACGCTAGATTTGCATTGTAATTGCAAAAATCCACAGTTATTCCCAAAACTCCGCGTAGTATTTGATGCATCTTTGGTATCATACTGCGAAGCTACAACGAATTTTGGCTCTTATTTCAAACAGAGGTTAAGAGTGAGTGAAGGGCATACACGTGGATTTAAGAAAAAAGCAAATCAAGTGTTGAAAAGCAAAAGTTTATCATTTACAGAGAAATTTGAATTGGCTCTAACTGGATTGCAATATGCAAAATTCATTTCCATACTTGCTTTAGCTATGATTGATGCTGCGATTTTGTCACTAATCTTAGCAGATAGCAGTACCTTGATTGTGGCGAACAATCAGATACTAGTGATATCTTTTGCAATTCAAGCTGGACTACTAGTATCTATTGTTATTGCGAACTTTATTGCAACGCGAACATGCGCTGGCATTAGAAAATATGGAATTAGAGATGTTGCCGGATTGCTGGCATTGAATATCCTTACGATGCCGGCTTTTGCCATAGGCTCATTTTATGGATTCTTGCGCAAGAGGGGAATATTCTACCGAACGCAGAGGAATATCCTAGATACAATTTCTGACTCTGCGGTATAA
- a CDS encoding sensor histidine kinase, producing MSLCTWNDVVMEKRLEKNASRWLIPAVIGVAVVAGLAFAILYVTYNNTEANIRQSLFEQQKDRQLETTKALAQHIGSDMDSILMRLEALANIELLQNGDLTSPEVRQLAQKYFDTANEISYVDYLFVFDKDDVAVLNIVDSPEQQTLEGADFSERDYVQQAHATRAPVFSDGFQGIDGKYRIAIVHPIINRETKEYVGLVGVAIPTIDLFGRYGNIYQIKSQYLAVLDTNANHLVHGNHDLIGKNFFDEYTQQFTQQNADLNNAMRQVLSGQPAHTVYTIEAGERLTSGHPVFVQNKLAYVVFVVTPTSVIYSNINSILAAERTQVFVQQVALATAVGLFVAFAVWLNRNLNKEVKRRTQELENANRQLAEANEQLKANDRLQKEFINIAAHELRTPIQPILGATELIDAGFENKDRVEITKPELDLIVRNAKRLERLSSTILEVARIESNSLKLNRKILDINERITNIIADVRVTLDSNGKTKKKGLKLLFEPKNSPILVEADEERITQAISNIVGNAVKFTESGSIVVTSEAKDDHAIITVKDTGSGIDPEVFPKLFTKFASKSEKGTGLGLFLTKNIVEAHGGTIRAENNENGKGATFTFTLPIAAS from the coding sequence TTGAGTCTCTGTACCTGGAACGACGTAGTCATGGAAAAAAGATTGGAAAAGAACGCTTCAAGGTGGCTTATTCCTGCCGTTATTGGCGTTGCTGTGGTGGCGGGACTGGCATTTGCTATACTCTACGTCACTTATAATAATACAGAGGCTAACATACGCCAGAGCCTGTTTGAGCAGCAGAAGGACCGCCAGCTAGAGACTACAAAAGCTCTTGCGCAGCACATTGGATCAGATATGGACTCTATACTGATGAGGCTGGAAGCCTTGGCAAATATCGAGCTGCTGCAAAATGGAGATCTGACATCTCCCGAAGTCCGTCAGTTAGCCCAAAAGTATTTCGACACAGCCAATGAAATATCATACGTTGACTACCTGTTTGTCTTTGATAAAGACGATGTTGCAGTCCTAAATATCGTCGACTCACCAGAACAGCAGACGCTTGAAGGCGCTGATTTTTCAGAAAGAGATTATGTTCAGCAGGCACATGCAACCAGAGCGCCTGTTTTCTCTGATGGCTTCCAGGGGATCGACGGGAAATATAGGATAGCGATTGTGCATCCTATCATAAACAGAGAAACAAAAGAATATGTCGGCCTTGTCGGTGTCGCAATACCGACCATAGACCTTTTTGGACGGTATGGCAACATTTACCAGATCAAGTCGCAGTATCTGGCGGTCCTTGACACAAATGCAAACCATCTTGTCCACGGTAACCACGATCTGATTGGCAAGAATTTTTTTGATGAATATACCCAGCAGTTTACCCAGCAGAATGCAGACCTTAACAATGCGATGCGACAGGTGCTGTCTGGCCAGCCTGCACATACAGTCTATACGATAGAGGCTGGCGAGCGCCTGACATCAGGGCATCCGGTTTTTGTCCAGAACAAGCTAGCCTATGTGGTGTTTGTAGTCACTCCTACTTCTGTGATCTACTCAAATATCAACAGTATCTTGGCAGCGGAGCGCACTCAGGTATTTGTGCAACAGGTTGCACTAGCTACAGCAGTCGGGCTATTTGTCGCCTTTGCAGTGTGGCTCAACAGAAACCTGAACAAAGAGGTGAAAAGGAGGACACAGGAACTTGAAAATGCAAACAGGCAACTTGCAGAGGCAAACGAACAATTGAAGGCAAATGACAGGCTGCAAAAAGAATTCATCAACATCGCTGCGCACGAGCTCCGAACGCCGATACAGCCAATATTGGGCGCTACTGAGCTGATTGATGCTGGGTTTGAAAACAAAGATCGAGTGGAGATAACAAAGCCAGAGCTAGACCTGATAGTCAGAAATGCGAAAAGGCTTGAGAGGCTGTCATCAACTATTCTAGAAGTTGCGCGGATTGAAAGCAATTCGCTAAAGCTGAACAGGAAGATTCTGGACATAAATGAAAGGATAACAAATATCATTGCAGATGTTCGCGTCACCTTGGACTCAAACGGCAAGACCAAGAAGAAGGGTCTGAAACTATTGTTTGAGCCGAAAAATTCGCCAATCCTCGTTGAAGCAGACGAGGAAAGAATCACTCAAGCCATATCAAATATAGTTGGAAATGCTGTCAAGTTCACTGAAAGTGGCTCCATTGTCGTTACATCAGAAGCAAAAGACGACCATGCAATTATTACGGTAAAGGATACTGGCAGCGGAATAGATCCAGAAGTATTCCCAAAGCTGTTTACCAAGTTTGCGTCCAAGTCAGAAAAGGGAACAGGATTGGGGCTCTTTCTCACAAAGAATATTGTTGAGGCTCATGGTGGCACAATAAGGGCCGAGAATAATGAAAACGGAAAAGGGGCAACGTTCACATTTACACTACCTATTGCTGCCAGTTGA
- a CDS encoding J domain-containing protein yields MNYYAVLGISPDATADEVRQAYFRLAKLYHPDRNKSPEATEKMAEINLAYETLRDEHRRKEYDLENRITINSKERFTVQYEDEEEIGRQPGPFGKCVRCNFVNNSGVFVCSTCGNVFDPHAKHEDKERDEEYEEKTTEDVLSEIIRCPQCNEVNTYSRGSCWQCGLVFGIDEIAE; encoded by the coding sequence ATGAACTATTATGCTGTGCTTGGGATCTCGCCAGACGCCACTGCCGATGAAGTGAGGCAGGCGTACTTTAGGCTGGCTAAGCTATATCACCCAGATAGGAACAAGTCGCCGGAAGCAACCGAAAAGATGGCCGAGATCAACTTGGCGTACGAGACCCTGCGCGACGAGCACAGGCGCAAAGAGTACGACCTTGAAAACAGGATCACGATAAACTCGAAAGAACGCTTTACTGTGCAGTACGAAGATGAAGAGGAGATAGGGCGCCAGCCGGGGCCGTTTGGCAAATGCGTAAGGTGCAACTTTGTTAACAATTCAGGCGTGTTTGTATGCTCGACGTGCGGCAACGTCTTTGACCCGCATGCAAAGCATGAAGATAAAGAACGCGATGAAGAATATGAAGAAAAGACTACGGAGGATGTCCTGTCCGAAATAATCCGGTGCCCCCAGTGCAATGAGGTCAACACGTACAGCCGTGGCTCGTGCTGGCAGTGCGGGCTGGTTTTTGGGATAGACGAAATAGCAGAATAA
- a CDS encoding alpha/beta fold hydrolase: MKQAFAKAGGLNIRYLEGGSDPADSSRKKRHHVLFIHGLGSSADRWLDIPDALALLDLHTVALDLPGFGMSDKPEDIDYTIDRFVEVVADFMGKAGMGEEGPVSFVGHSLGGYVAAQLAARHRNLIDRLVLIDTSGMLHGPTPLLQQYLEAAMNPSKESVRAVFEQLVADPIRIPDILVNGFIYRINQPGAKHAFKSAFDNSVYNQIGVDALKQIGDSKVPTLIIWGMQDRLIPLEYSRVFQESISGSSVVIVEDAGHAPFAEKPAIVCELLHRFLIIDTQEKKAIT, from the coding sequence TTGAAGCAGGCCTTTGCAAAAGCAGGCGGCTTGAACATAAGATATCTTGAAGGCGGCAGCGATCCTGCAGATAGCAGCAGGAAGAAACGCCATCATGTTTTGTTTATCCACGGCCTTGGGTCTTCTGCAGACAGGTGGCTTGACATACCAGACGCACTGGCGTTGCTCGACTTACATACCGTTGCCTTGGATCTTCCAGGCTTTGGCATGAGCGACAAGCCTGAAGACATAGATTATACCATTGACAGGTTTGTGGAAGTGGTGGCAGATTTTATGGGCAAGGCAGGAATGGGAGAAGAGGGCCCTGTAAGCTTTGTGGGGCATTCCCTTGGAGGCTATGTAGCGGCTCAGCTGGCGGCAAGACACAGGAACCTTATCGACAGGCTTGTCCTGATTGACACGTCTGGGATGCTGCATGGGCCGACGCCCCTTCTGCAGCAATACCTCGAAGCAGCGATGAACCCTTCAAAAGAGTCTGTAAGGGCAGTGTTCGAACAACTCGTCGCAGACCCAATAAGGATACCAGATATTTTAGTTAACGGGTTTATCTATCGGATAAATCAGCCGGGCGCGAAGCATGCCTTCAAGTCGGCCTTTGATAACAGCGTTTACAATCAGATAGGAGTTGATGCACTGAAGCAGATAGGCGATAGCAAGGTTCCCACGTTGATAATATGGGGAATGCAGGACAGGCTGATCCCGCTTGAATACTCCAGGGTTTTTCAAGAATCAATAAGCGGCTCGAGCGTCGTAATAGTGGAGGATGCGGGTCACGCCCCGTTTGCTGAAAAGCCGGCAATAGTCTGCGAGTTGTTGCACAGGTTCTTGATTATAGATACGCAGGAAAAGAAAGCGATAACTTAA
- a CDS encoding serine hydroxymethyltransferase: MSAKKAYDDVLKLMREHHDWFDRSIPLIASENIPSPAVREAIMSDFGNRYAEGWPGERVYAGCIYIDQVELICNDLARKVFRAEFADCRATSGVVANLAIYAAFTNPGDWMMAASIPAGGHISHGKKEHAGTAGLVHGLNIEHYPFSKEEMTIDVDATKKKIDEMVREGKPPTMGMFGGSLFLFPHPVKELAEYMHQHGMYVNYDGAHVAGLIAGGEFQDPLREGVDSMTMSSHKTLWGPQGGIIVSLEKHAEAIKKAVFPGNTSSHHLHHVAGKAIALAESLEFGKQYAKQVIKNAKALAEALAGYGFRVLGEKRGYTASHQIAVDVMKFGDGGTIEKQLEKAGIILNRQLLPGDIKAGRHYMHPSGVRIGVPETTRLGMKESEMKEIANFIKRVVIDKQDPAIVAKDVAEFRKQFQKVQYAFDNAVKAYEYISLTGR, translated from the coding sequence ATGAGTGCCAAGAAGGCTTATGACGACGTCCTGAAGCTGATGCGCGAGCATCACGACTGGTTTGACAGGTCCATACCGCTCATTGCAAGCGAAAACATCCCAAGCCCGGCGGTGAGGGAGGCCATCATGTCTGACTTTGGCAACCGCTACGCGGAGGGGTGGCCCGGCGAGCGCGTTTATGCAGGCTGCATTTACATTGATCAGGTTGAATTGATATGCAATGACCTTGCGCGTAAAGTGTTCCGCGCAGAGTTTGCGGACTGTCGTGCGACCTCTGGTGTCGTAGCAAACCTTGCAATATATGCGGCATTTACAAATCCAGGGGACTGGATGATGGCGGCTTCAATACCGGCAGGTGGACACATTTCTCACGGCAAGAAGGAACATGCCGGTACCGCCGGCCTTGTGCATGGGTTGAACATAGAGCACTATCCATTTTCAAAAGAAGAGATGACAATTGATGTTGATGCGACCAAGAAAAAGATAGACGAGATGGTACGCGAAGGCAAGCCTCCCACCATGGGCATGTTCGGCGGCAGTCTGTTTCTGTTCCCACACCCGGTGAAAGAGCTTGCAGAATACATGCACCAGCATGGCATGTACGTCAACTATGACGGGGCTCATGTTGCTGGATTGATAGCTGGTGGCGAGTTCCAGGACCCATTGAGAGAGGGTGTTGACTCGATGACCATGAGCTCGCACAAGACTCTGTGGGGCCCGCAGGGTGGAATCATTGTGTCGCTTGAAAAGCATGCCGAAGCCATCAAAAAGGCAGTATTCCCTGGCAACACTAGCAGCCACCACCTGCACCATGTCGCAGGCAAGGCAATCGCACTTGCTGAATCACTTGAATTTGGCAAGCAGTATGCCAAGCAGGTCATCAAGAACGCAAAAGCCCTTGCAGAGGCGCTGGCTGGATATGGCTTTAGAGTTTTAGGAGAAAAGCGCGGCTATACTGCATCGCACCAGATTGCGGTTGATGTCATGAAGTTTGGCGATGGTGGCACAATTGAAAAACAGCTAGAGAAGGCGGGCATAATTCTGAACAGGCAGCTGCTGCCGGGTGATATCAAGGCTGGCAGGCACTATATGCACCCAAGTGGAGTGAGGATAGGCGTGCCAGAGACGACGCGCCTTGGCATGAAAGAGAGTGAGATGAAAGAGATTGCCAACTTTATCAAGCGCGTAGTTATAGACAAGCAGGACCCTGCAATTGTGGCCAAAGATGTTGCAGAGTTTAGAAAACAGTTCCAGAAGGTGCAGTATGCGTTTGATAACGCAGTCAAGGCGTACGAGTACATAAGCCTGACCGGAAGATAG